In Arthrobacter ramosus, one DNA window encodes the following:
- a CDS encoding TadE/TadG family type IV pilus assembly protein, translated as MQRLSRRLKSADEERGAAGVLVALMMLVLIGVGAVAVDVGQIYAERAQLQNGADAGALAVASSCAKGSCNISLAGPLANSNANDGASTVKSVDLSVPGKVTVTTSTKDGTTGAGYLSKMFANALNTGPVTVGAQATATWGGPGSGPAILPLAFAPCQFDINGATQTILTHGSTTCVSDSPSGQVIPGGYEWLIPDTGQCAAKVYPDDPTTPGVVDPYALSKTGLSMPKECKTLISGYLNTVVAFPVFTEASASGAGGKYYIKGYAAFYLSGYNFPGMSGGDQTGLGGSNNGIRGHFVSWIADPSVYQGGGYTQGGANLPPQLMQ; from the coding sequence ATGCAACGGCTGAGTCGACGTCTAAAGTCTGCCGACGAAGAACGCGGCGCGGCGGGTGTGCTTGTTGCACTCATGATGCTGGTGCTCATCGGGGTGGGCGCGGTCGCGGTTGACGTCGGCCAAATCTACGCAGAACGCGCCCAACTTCAGAACGGGGCCGACGCCGGAGCACTCGCCGTTGCGAGCAGCTGCGCCAAAGGTTCCTGCAACATTTCGTTGGCCGGCCCCCTCGCAAACTCCAACGCCAACGATGGCGCGAGCACTGTGAAGTCAGTGGATCTAAGCGTGCCAGGCAAGGTAACAGTCACAACATCTACCAAGGACGGCACAACCGGAGCGGGCTACCTAAGCAAGATGTTCGCCAACGCTCTCAACACCGGCCCAGTGACGGTCGGCGCCCAAGCCACTGCGACATGGGGCGGCCCTGGATCAGGCCCGGCGATCCTGCCTCTGGCCTTCGCTCCGTGTCAGTTCGACATAAATGGCGCCACACAGACGATTCTCACCCACGGATCAACCACCTGCGTAAGTGACAGCCCGTCCGGCCAGGTAATCCCAGGTGGTTATGAATGGCTAATTCCCGACACGGGCCAGTGCGCAGCAAAGGTTTATCCCGACGACCCTACAACGCCGGGAGTTGTCGATCCCTACGCGCTGAGCAAGACCGGTCTGAGCATGCCAAAAGAGTGCAAGACCCTCATCAGCGGTTATCTGAATACGGTGGTTGCCTTCCCCGTTTTCACAGAAGCTTCGGCAAGCGGAGCTGGAGGCAAGTACTACATCAAAGGCTACGCAGCCTTCTATCTCAGCGGATACAACTTCCCCGGCATGTCCGGCGGCGATCAAACAGGCCTTGGAGGAAGCAACAACGGTATCCGCGGGCACTTTGTCAGCTGGATTGCCGATCCCTCTGTGTACCAAGGAGGGGGATACACGCAAGGCGGGGCCAATCTTCCGCCGCAACTCATGCAATAA
- a CDS encoding TadE/TadG family type IV pilus assembly protein yields the protein MKHRIKTSRNNERGAVAVEFALVAPILISLIIAIVEFSNAYNIQVSVTQASREAARTMAITNDSSKATAAGKAGAPSLDTSKLSFSYSGACAAGSPPPTITVTTTYSGKSLTGFFGSNLTVTGKGAMQCNG from the coding sequence GTGAAACACAGGATCAAGACTTCCAGGAACAATGAGCGGGGCGCTGTCGCCGTTGAATTCGCACTTGTCGCGCCCATCCTCATTTCCCTGATCATTGCAATTGTCGAATTTTCGAATGCTTACAACATCCAGGTTTCCGTGACTCAAGCCTCGCGTGAAGCTGCTCGGACCATGGCAATCACCAACGACTCTAGCAAGGCAACCGCGGCCGGCAAGGCCGGAGCGCCCTCGCTAGACACCTCCAAGCTGAGTTTCAGCTACTCGGGCGCCTGCGCAGCAGGCAGTCCCCCGCCAACCATCACTGTGACCACTACCTACAGTGGCAAATCCCTCACGGGATTCTTTGGCTCCAATCTCACTGTCACTGGCAAAGGGGCAATGCAATGCAACGGCTGA
- a CDS encoding Flp family type IVb pilin: MFNFKKQFRTLQLLFSELPAERGATATEYSLLVGLIALVIVVGVGLFGTNLNAWFNSLATTVGTW; this comes from the coding sequence ATGTTCAATTTCAAGAAGCAATTTCGCACACTCCAACTCCTTTTCAGCGAACTTCCGGCTGAAAGGGGAGCGACTGCCACAGAATATTCATTGCTAGTCGGGTTGATCGCCCTCGTCATAGTTGTCGGCGTCGGGCTCTTCGGCACCAACCTGAATGCGTGGTTCAACAGCCTCGCTACGACGGTGGGCACCTGGTAA
- a CDS encoding Flp family type IVb pilin, with amino-acid sequence MSTLMISTLAFIAGIKDKLNSEKGATATEYSLLVGLIALVIVVGVGLFGTNLNAFFNGLAGKVAAW; translated from the coding sequence ATGTCAACTCTCATGATCTCCACCCTCGCATTTATCGCCGGCATCAAAGACAAGCTCAACTCCGAAAAGGGTGCAACGGCAACTGAGTATTCACTCTTGGTCGGCCTGATCGCCCTCGTCATCGTCGTCGGCGTCGGGCTGTTCGGTACTAACCTGAACGCCTTCTTCAATGGTCTGGCCGGAAAGGTCGCAGCCTGGTAG